One Gordonia zhaorongruii DNA segment encodes these proteins:
- a CDS encoding UvrD-helicase domain-containing protein, giving the protein MDSSISSPTGPGAPASDEASAVLSDRGRELLDGLNPQQREAVLHEGVPLLIVAGAGSGKTAVLTRRIAYLLAERDVTPGQILAITFTNKAAAEMRERVIDLVGPRAAYMWVSTFHSTCVRILRAQSALLGNRNSNFSIYDADDSRRLLGMVVRDLNLDPKKFSPRGVGTQISNFKNELIPPDEAASKAAAGDENGISTGAEQTIAEIYGEYQRRLSSANAFDFDDLIGETVALLQRHPEVAEYYRRRFRHVLVDEYQDTNHAQYVLVRELVGETPTDGGVTPSELCVVGDADQSIYAFRGATIRNIEEFERDYPNAETILLEQNYRSTQTILSAANAVISRNSNRREKRLWTDSGDGELIVGYVADSDRDEAAFIAKEIEQLVDYSIGGSASHTYGDIAVFYRTNTGSRALEEVFVRHGLPYKVVGGTKFYERKEVRDIVAYLRVVSNPDDTVSLRRILNTPRRGIGDRAEACVAIHAENLGVSFYQALIDATENRVALLNTRAVKQITGFVALIEGLRTDFLMSFGSVGGDDADSAVADATAEGADIGELVDAIVERTGYRTELEASNDPQDGARLDNINELVAVARDFSLEAAQRAEAEGGSPEADGEETDGEETDGAEVDLAEVDSPESDALTRTEDGEPEPGSLAAFLEKVSLVADADQLPDEGEGVVTMMTLHTAKGLEFPVVFVTGWEDGHFPHMRALGDPAELSEERRLAYVGITRARQRLYMTRAMSRASWGQPVSNPESRFLQEVPQHLIDWRRTEPRRGPRDFSSRGGAFGYSSGGFSGGGFSSENSGLRGRSSYSSDPTRGRNKQVNYELGDRMNHPKFGMGKAVAKEGQGITERITFDFGGSVGRVTLMTAGGLPGEKL; this is encoded by the coding sequence ATGGACTCCTCGATTTCTTCTCCGACCGGCCCCGGCGCGCCCGCCTCCGATGAAGCGTCCGCGGTGCTCAGCGACCGCGGGCGTGAGCTCCTCGACGGGCTGAACCCGCAGCAGCGGGAAGCGGTCCTGCACGAGGGTGTCCCGTTGCTGATCGTGGCAGGTGCGGGCTCGGGCAAGACGGCGGTGCTCACCCGGCGGATCGCTTATCTGCTGGCGGAGCGGGACGTGACGCCCGGTCAGATTCTCGCGATCACCTTCACCAACAAGGCAGCGGCCGAGATGCGCGAACGCGTCATCGACCTGGTCGGGCCGCGGGCCGCGTACATGTGGGTGTCGACGTTTCACTCGACGTGCGTGCGGATCCTCCGCGCCCAGTCGGCCCTGCTGGGGAACCGGAACTCGAACTTCTCCATCTACGATGCCGACGATTCGCGCAGGCTCCTCGGGATGGTGGTCCGGGATCTGAACCTCGACCCCAAGAAGTTCAGTCCACGGGGCGTCGGCACGCAGATCTCGAATTTCAAGAACGAGCTGATCCCGCCGGACGAGGCTGCGTCCAAGGCCGCAGCCGGCGACGAGAACGGGATCAGCACCGGCGCCGAGCAGACCATCGCCGAGATCTACGGGGAGTACCAGCGCCGGCTGTCGTCGGCCAACGCCTTCGATTTCGACGATCTGATCGGCGAGACGGTGGCGCTCCTGCAGCGTCACCCGGAGGTCGCCGAGTACTACCGGCGACGGTTCCGGCACGTGCTGGTCGACGAGTACCAGGACACGAACCACGCCCAGTACGTGCTGGTGCGCGAGTTGGTCGGGGAGACGCCGACCGACGGTGGGGTGACGCCCTCCGAACTGTGCGTCGTGGGCGACGCCGATCAGTCGATCTACGCGTTCCGCGGTGCGACCATCCGGAACATCGAGGAATTCGAACGGGACTACCCGAACGCCGAGACGATCCTGCTCGAACAGAACTACCGCTCGACGCAGACCATTCTGTCGGCCGCCAACGCGGTGATCTCACGCAACTCGAACCGCCGAGAGAAGCGGCTGTGGACCGATTCGGGTGACGGCGAGTTGATCGTCGGATACGTCGCCGATTCCGATCGCGACGAGGCGGCCTTCATCGCGAAGGAGATCGAGCAACTCGTCGACTACTCGATCGGGGGTTCGGCGAGCCATACGTACGGCGATATCGCGGTCTTCTACCGCACCAATACCGGATCCCGCGCACTCGAAGAGGTCTTCGTCCGTCACGGGCTACCGTACAAGGTGGTCGGTGGGACCAAGTTCTACGAGCGCAAGGAGGTGCGCGACATCGTCGCGTATCTGCGGGTGGTGTCCAACCCGGACGACACCGTGAGCCTGCGCCGCATCCTGAACACTCCGCGGCGCGGTATCGGCGACCGGGCGGAGGCGTGCGTCGCGATCCACGCGGAGAACCTCGGCGTCAGCTTCTACCAGGCACTCATCGACGCCACGGAGAACCGGGTGGCGCTGCTGAACACCCGTGCGGTCAAGCAGATCACCGGGTTCGTCGCGCTCATCGAGGGCTTGCGCACCGACTTCCTGATGTCGTTCGGATCGGTAGGAGGCGACGATGCGGATTCGGCCGTCGCGGATGCCACCGCGGAGGGAGCCGACATCGGCGAACTCGTCGACGCGATCGTCGAGCGCACCGGGTACCGCACCGAACTGGAGGCGTCCAACGACCCGCAGGACGGCGCCCGTCTGGACAACATCAACGAATTGGTCGCCGTGGCCCGAGATTTCAGTCTCGAGGCCGCGCAGCGGGCCGAAGCCGAAGGCGGCAGCCCGGAGGCAGACGGTGAAGAGACAGACGGTGAAGAGACAGACGGTGCAGAGGTAGATCTCGCAGAGGTCGACAGTCCAGAATCGGATGCACTGACACGGACCGAGGATGGCGAACCCGAACCGGGCTCGCTGGCGGCGTTCCTCGAGAAGGTGTCGCTGGTCGCCGACGCGGACCAGCTGCCGGACGAAGGCGAGGGCGTCGTGACGATGATGACCCTGCACACCGCGAAGGGACTCGAGTTCCCCGTCGTGTTCGTCACCGGCTGGGAGGACGGGCACTTCCCGCACATGCGCGCGCTCGGCGACCCCGCCGAGCTCAGCGAGGAACGCCGCCTCGCGTACGTGGGCATCACTCGTGCCCGGCAACGGTTGTACATGACTCGCGCGATGTCACGAGCGTCCTGGGGGCAGCCGGTATCGAACCCGGAATCCCGCTTCCTGCAGGAGGTTCCGCAGCACCTGATCGACTGGCGGCGAACCGAACCGCGTCGCGGCCCACGTGATTTCTCGTCGCGCGGCGGGGCGTTCGGCTACTCGAGCGGTGGGTTCTCCGGCGGTGGATTCTCCAGTGAGAACTCCGGTCTGCGCGGGCGGTCCTCGTACTCGTCCGATCCGACGAGGGGCCGCAACAAGCAGGTGAACTACGAGCTCGGCGACCGGATGAACCATCCGAAATTCGGAATGGGCAAAGCCGTGGCGAAGGAAGGCCAGGGGATCACCGAGCGGATCACCTTCGACTTCGGCGGAAGCGTCGGACGGGTCACGCTGATGACGGCAGGTGGTCTGCCGGGAGAGAAGCTGTAG
- a CDS encoding M23 family metallopeptidase encodes MRMEEAPSTSVDAPATRDIPLPSRRLRIGLGNEDLNSVVKTTEIPVTKDEEQYLPSVSAPKARAHKVAAPPVRTPQSETEPDVPAPSGRHRLPAPSSALKARTALVAIAAGAGTFAALGSGTDQAAPNADPAPESEVSLAAAGTSGAGAAPSDAPGTAPAAAPSGPDLGPGVTAATVDADMSGFGSQLSEGKKIKAAKVAAEEAAKRPKIVSPVDMGAYDLTSAFAPRWGAFHGGIDMAAPLGTPIHAATDGVVKEAGPSSGYGNWVLLEAPDGTVTMYGHMASSGVLAKVGQKVTAGDVIALVGSEGFSTGPHLHFEVWRDGKMKTDPGIWLAKKGVRLSGLTS; translated from the coding sequence ATGCGCATGGAGGAAGCACCCTCCACCAGTGTCGACGCTCCGGCTACCCGGGATATTCCGCTGCCCTCGCGGCGGCTCCGGATCGGTCTCGGAAACGAGGATCTCAACTCGGTCGTCAAGACCACCGAAATCCCCGTCACCAAGGACGAAGAGCAGTACCTTCCCTCTGTGTCGGCTCCCAAGGCGCGGGCGCACAAGGTTGCGGCCCCTCCGGTCCGGACTCCGCAGTCCGAGACCGAGCCCGATGTGCCCGCACCGTCCGGCAGGCACCGGCTGCCCGCCCCCTCCTCCGCACTTAAGGCCCGTACCGCACTCGTCGCCATCGCGGCAGGCGCAGGCACGTTCGCCGCCCTCGGATCGGGTACAGATCAGGCCGCACCGAACGCTGATCCGGCACCGGAGTCCGAGGTATCGCTTGCCGCAGCCGGCACCAGCGGCGCAGGCGCGGCTCCCTCGGATGCCCCCGGCACCGCGCCGGCCGCCGCACCGTCGGGCCCCGACCTCGGCCCGGGCGTCACCGCTGCCACCGTCGATGCCGACATGAGCGGATTCGGATCGCAGCTGAGCGAAGGCAAGAAGATCAAGGCCGCCAAGGTCGCGGCCGAAGAAGCTGCGAAGCGGCCCAAGATCGTCAGCCCGGTGGATATGGGCGCCTACGATCTCACCTCGGCGTTCGCGCCGCGCTGGGGCGCCTTCCACGGCGGCATCGACATGGCCGCGCCGCTCGGCACCCCGATCCACGCTGCCACCGATGGCGTCGTGAAGGAGGCGGGCCCCTCGTCGGGCTACGGCAACTGGGTCCTGCTGGAGGCCCCCGACGGCACCGTCACGATGTACGGCCACATGGCGTCCTCCGGAGTTCTCGCCAAGGTCGGCCAGAAGGTCACCGCGGGCGATGTCATCGCACTCGTCGGCAGCGAAGGCTTCTCCACCGGCCCTCACCTGCACTTCGAGGTGTGGCGCGACGGAAAGATGAAGACCGATCCGGGCATCTGGCTCGCCAAGAAGGGCGTGCGGCTCTCCGGTCTCACCAGCTGA
- the sucC gene encoding ADP-forming succinate--CoA ligase subunit beta, translating into MDLFEYQAKELFAKHGVPTTPGRVTDNAADARAIAEEIGKPVMIKAQVKVGGRGKAGGVKYAATPDDAQTHAENILGLDIKGHVVKNLLVAEASDIAEEYYISFLLDRANRTYLAMCSVEGGMEIEEVAATKPDRLARIAVDAVKGVDLAFAREIAEKGHLPAEVLDAAAVTIQKLWEVFVAEDTLLVEVNPLVRTPDDQILALDGKVTLDGNADFRQEAHAAFEDKDASDPLELKAKENDLNYVKLDGQVGIIGNGAGLVMSTLDVVAYAGEGHGNVTPANFLDIGGGASAEVMAAGLDVILGDEQVKSVFVNVFGGITACDAVANGIVGALETLGDAASKPLVVRLDGNKVEEGRKILADANHPLVTLAETMDAGADKAAELANK; encoded by the coding sequence ATGGATCTCTTCGAATACCAGGCGAAGGAACTGTTCGCCAAGCATGGGGTACCCACCACACCCGGGCGGGTTACCGACAATGCAGCGGACGCACGGGCTATCGCCGAGGAAATCGGCAAGCCTGTGATGATTAAGGCGCAGGTCAAGGTCGGCGGGCGCGGCAAAGCGGGCGGCGTGAAATACGCTGCCACCCCTGATGACGCACAGACGCACGCTGAAAACATCCTGGGCCTCGATATCAAGGGCCACGTCGTCAAGAATCTCCTCGTCGCGGAAGCCAGCGACATCGCCGAGGAGTACTACATCTCCTTCCTCCTCGATCGTGCCAACCGCACCTACCTGGCCATGTGCTCGGTGGAAGGCGGCATGGAGATCGAGGAAGTGGCTGCAACCAAGCCCGACCGTCTCGCGCGCATCGCGGTGGACGCGGTCAAGGGCGTCGACCTCGCGTTCGCTCGCGAGATCGCGGAGAAGGGTCACCTGCCCGCCGAGGTTCTCGACGCGGCGGCCGTGACCATCCAGAAACTGTGGGAGGTCTTCGTCGCCGAAGACACTCTGCTCGTCGAGGTGAACCCACTCGTCCGCACTCCGGACGATCAGATCCTCGCGTTGGACGGCAAGGTCACCCTGGACGGCAACGCGGACTTCCGTCAGGAAGCTCACGCGGCGTTCGAGGACAAGGACGCGAGCGATCCCCTCGAGCTCAAGGCCAAGGAGAACGACCTCAACTACGTCAAGCTCGACGGCCAGGTCGGAATCATCGGCAACGGCGCAGGTCTGGTCATGTCGACCCTGGACGTCGTCGCATACGCCGGTGAGGGCCACGGCAACGTGACTCCCGCGAACTTCCTGGACATCGGCGGCGGCGCGTCGGCGGAGGTCATGGCGGCCGGACTGGACGTCATTCTGGGCGATGAGCAGGTCAAGAGCGTGTTCGTCAACGTGTTCGGCGGCATCACCGCGTGCGACGCGGTCGCCAACGGCATCGTCGGCGCCCTCGAGACACTGGGCGACGCCGCCAGCAAGCCGCTCGTGGTGCGCCTCGACGGCAACAAGGTCGAGGAGGGTCGCAAGATCCTGGCCGACGCCAACCACCCGCTGGTGACCCTTGCGGAGACCATGGACGCCGGCGCCGATAAGGCCGCCGAGCTGGCGAACAAGTAG
- the sucD gene encoding succinate--CoA ligase subunit alpha, whose translation MSIYLNKNNKVIVQGITGGEGTKHTALMLKAGTDVVGGVNARKAGTTVKHVDAAGNDIELPVFGSVAEAMEKTGADTSIAFVPPAFSKDAIIEAIDAEIPLLVVITEGIPVQDSAYAWAYNVDKGAKTRIIGPNCPGVITPGEALVGITPNNITDKGPIGLVSKSGTLTYQMMYELRDLGFSTAIGIGGDPVIGTTHIDAIEAFEKDPETKLIVMIGEIGGDAEERAAEYIKENVTKPVVGYVAGFTAPEGKTMGHAGAIVSGSSGTAQAKQEALEAAGVKVGKTPSATAQLARELYQNL comes from the coding sequence ATGTCGATCTACCTGAACAAGAACAACAAGGTCATCGTCCAGGGCATCACCGGCGGCGAGGGCACCAAGCACACCGCGCTGATGCTCAAGGCCGGCACCGACGTCGTCGGCGGTGTCAACGCTCGTAAGGCGGGCACCACCGTCAAGCACGTCGATGCCGCAGGCAACGACATCGAGCTGCCTGTCTTCGGATCGGTCGCCGAGGCGATGGAGAAGACCGGCGCCGACACGTCGATCGCCTTCGTGCCGCCCGCCTTCTCGAAGGACGCGATCATCGAGGCCATCGACGCGGAGATCCCGCTGCTCGTGGTCATCACCGAGGGCATCCCGGTGCAGGACTCGGCGTACGCCTGGGCCTACAACGTGGACAAGGGCGCCAAGACCCGCATCATCGGTCCGAACTGCCCGGGCGTCATCACCCCCGGCGAGGCGCTGGTGGGCATCACCCCGAACAACATCACCGACAAGGGGCCGATCGGCTTGGTCTCCAAGTCGGGCACCCTGACCTATCAGATGATGTACGAGCTGCGTGATCTCGGTTTCTCGACCGCGATCGGCATCGGCGGCGACCCGGTCATCGGCACCACTCACATCGACGCCATCGAGGCGTTCGAGAAGGACCCGGAGACCAAGCTCATCGTCATGATCGGCGAGATCGGCGGCGACGCCGAAGAGCGTGCGGCCGAGTACATCAAGGAGAACGTCACCAAGCCGGTGGTCGGTTACGTCGCGGGCTTCACCGCCCCCGAGGGCAAGACCATGGGTCACGCGGGCGCGATCGTGTCGGGCAGCTCCGGCACCGCGCAGGCGAAGCAGGAGGCCCTGGAGGCTGCGGGCGTGAAGGTCGGTAAGACGCCGAGCGCAACCGCTCAGCTCGCGCGCGAGCTGTATCAGAACCTGTGA
- a CDS encoding TetR/AcrR family transcriptional regulator, producing the protein MPEETASSDENRIPVTAPDAATGTRRSLAKAARREELVAAAARQMARRGFTGVRLEDIGAEVGVSGPAMYRHFSSKTDLLDQMLVGISERLLEGGERVVSDGGEPAEVLTRLIEFHIAVLVTKPDFISVQDRDLASMTPEANRTVRSLQRRYVELWVDVLLAAGVPDAQELTRSQARVRVHAGFGLLNSSPRLPAYPAAELRELLITMARGALYAGLHR; encoded by the coding sequence ATGCCCGAGGAGACAGCGTCATCTGACGAGAACAGGATTCCCGTCACCGCACCGGATGCGGCGACGGGAACTCGTCGCAGCCTGGCGAAAGCCGCGCGGCGCGAAGAGCTCGTCGCCGCAGCGGCACGGCAGATGGCGCGTCGAGGGTTCACCGGAGTCCGGCTCGAGGACATCGGCGCCGAGGTCGGGGTGAGCGGACCCGCGATGTACCGCCACTTCTCTTCCAAGACCGACCTCCTCGACCAGATGCTGGTGGGAATCAGCGAGCGTCTCCTCGAGGGCGGCGAGCGGGTGGTGTCCGACGGTGGTGAACCCGCCGAGGTGCTGACCCGCCTCATCGAGTTCCATATCGCGGTGCTCGTCACCAAACCCGACTTCATCAGCGTGCAGGACCGGGATCTGGCGTCGATGACACCCGAGGCGAATCGCACCGTGCGTTCGTTGCAGCGCCGCTACGTCGAACTGTGGGTCGACGTTTTGCTGGCCGCAGGGGTTCCCGATGCCCAGGAGTTGACGCGCTCGCAGGCGCGGGTGCGCGTCCACGCAGGTTTCGGGTTGCTCAACTCGTCGCCGCGGCTGCCTGCCTACCCGGCCGCCGAGTTGCGTGAACTGCTCATCACCATGGCGCGAGGTGCCCTGTACGCGGGCTTGCATCGCTGA
- a CDS encoding indolepyruvate ferredoxin oxidoreductase family protein, with amino-acid sequence MTVADDRVRNANPSQAQPRPPRTSSESFSLDDRYTRESGTIYLTGIQALVRMVRDRAALDRRAGLRTGSFISGYEGSPLAGYDLEIARRRRHLEPWDITHRPGLNEELAATSVMGSQVAARVADLAPDASGAPRDGVVGYWYGKAPGLDRATDALRHANIIGAHPSGGAVAIVGDDPGAKSSTVPCASEMALADLYMPILYPADSADILDLGVHAALMSRVSGLWTSLKISAHVADGASTAAVDPDRLRVDYGGLGTSPHVPSGRLLGAGLMELEQNQLTTRLPRATEYARLNGLNRIVQSTGDDRIGIVAAGKTYLDMREALRLIGIADSDLSRLGIRILKLGMVYPIEPGILDRFIAGLDEVIVVEEKRDFIETIMRDILFRRSDAPAIVGKANEDGSTLFSRFGELDVDAVTRGLATRLGRRHRIEPARRWLDDRDRHRERILLPLAVRTPYFCSGCPHNSSTKVDSGTIVGAGIGCHAMVLLMEPEQVGDIAGVTQMGGEGAQWLGMAPFLEQKHFVQNIGDGTFMHSGSLALRAAVASGENLTYKLLFNGTVAMTGGQDPVGQMDLPQTVALLQAERVARIVVTTDDPDRTRRLRLPRGVQVRHRDDMLDVQRELAQVPGVTVLIHDQHCAAEKRRERRRNPGADTPAQRVMINERICEGCGDCGAKSNCLSVHPVQTEFGRKTQIDQSSCNLDFSCLEGDCPAFVSVVPGTERKREQVAPISDRDLTPPESAPATDMPTDGDFTVRVTGIGGTGVVTVSQVIATAAVLDGRHARTVDMTGLAQKGGAVVSDIKVSAQAIEQAAKVATADCDVYLACDQLVGADPVNLKVSSTAKTVAVVSTTQVPTGSMVIDTAVRFPQSSAIRTAIDDHAARSVYVNAGALADELFDDEQYANMLMVGAAFQTGSLRVSADSIERAIELNGVAVAANIQAFRRGRQTVSAPEAVAAAAESVRTTAPEADPSEAARQAASSVMGAGDELAHVVRSRYDELIAYQSEAYARSWLSDVQRVHRSGHGDELTATVARNLYKLMAYKDEYEVARLTDDAAFAAEIADTFGDDAAVSVRLHPPMLRDLGMRSKIALGHWANPALNGLARMKRLRGTRFDPFGRTEVRRTERSLITEYRAAIDRVLSSLGTDPAPARITAAIAVADLPDMVRGYESIKLANVEKFRAELRRHLDALDA; translated from the coding sequence ATGACCGTCGCCGATGATCGCGTTCGCAACGCGAACCCTTCCCAGGCACAGCCCCGTCCACCCCGGACCTCCTCCGAATCCTTCTCGCTCGACGACCGCTACACGCGCGAATCGGGCACCATCTACCTCACCGGCATCCAGGCACTGGTCCGCATGGTCCGCGACCGCGCCGCCCTCGATCGCCGTGCCGGGCTTCGCACCGGTTCGTTCATCTCCGGCTACGAGGGCTCGCCGCTCGCCGGCTACGACCTCGAGATCGCCCGACGCCGCCGGCATCTCGAACCGTGGGACATCACCCACCGGCCCGGACTCAACGAGGAGCTCGCCGCAACGTCGGTGATGGGATCGCAGGTCGCGGCCCGGGTCGCCGACCTCGCCCCGGACGCCTCCGGCGCACCGCGCGACGGCGTCGTCGGCTACTGGTACGGCAAGGCTCCCGGCCTCGATCGCGCGACCGACGCGCTGCGGCACGCCAACATCATCGGCGCCCACCCGTCCGGCGGCGCCGTCGCCATCGTCGGCGACGACCCGGGGGCTAAGAGCTCGACGGTTCCGTGCGCGTCCGAGATGGCCCTCGCGGACCTGTACATGCCGATCCTCTACCCAGCCGACAGCGCCGACATCCTCGATCTCGGAGTCCACGCAGCCCTGATGAGCCGCGTGTCCGGGCTGTGGACGTCACTCAAGATCTCGGCGCACGTCGCCGACGGCGCGTCGACGGCCGCCGTCGACCCCGACCGGCTGCGCGTCGACTACGGCGGCCTCGGCACCAGTCCGCACGTGCCGAGCGGCCGGCTCCTCGGCGCCGGCCTGATGGAACTGGAGCAGAATCAGCTCACCACGCGCCTGCCGCGCGCCACCGAGTACGCGCGGCTGAACGGTCTCAATCGGATCGTGCAGTCCACCGGCGACGATCGCATCGGCATCGTCGCCGCGGGCAAGACGTATCTCGACATGCGCGAGGCCCTGCGTCTCATCGGCATCGCCGACTCCGATCTCTCGCGCCTCGGCATCCGCATCCTCAAACTCGGCATGGTCTACCCGATCGAACCCGGGATCCTCGATCGGTTCATCGCAGGCCTCGACGAGGTGATCGTCGTCGAGGAGAAGCGCGACTTCATCGAGACGATCATGCGCGACATCCTCTTCCGGCGGAGCGATGCGCCCGCGATCGTCGGGAAGGCCAACGAGGACGGCTCCACGCTGTTCTCCCGCTTCGGCGAACTCGACGTCGACGCGGTCACGCGCGGCCTCGCCACCCGACTCGGCCGACGGCACCGCATCGAGCCCGCCCGAAGGTGGCTCGACGACCGCGACCGGCACCGCGAACGCATTCTCCTCCCCCTCGCCGTCCGCACTCCCTACTTCTGTTCCGGATGCCCGCACAACAGCTCGACGAAGGTCGATTCCGGCACGATCGTCGGCGCCGGAATCGGGTGCCACGCGATGGTCCTGCTCATGGAACCCGAACAGGTCGGCGACATCGCGGGCGTCACCCAGATGGGCGGCGAGGGAGCGCAATGGCTCGGCATGGCGCCGTTCCTCGAACAGAAGCACTTCGTCCAGAACATCGGCGACGGCACCTTCATGCACTCCGGGTCGCTCGCCCTGCGGGCCGCGGTGGCCTCCGGCGAGAACCTGACCTACAAACTGCTGTTCAACGGCACCGTCGCGATGACCGGCGGCCAGGATCCGGTGGGACAGATGGACCTGCCGCAGACGGTCGCCCTTCTGCAGGCCGAACGGGTCGCGCGAATCGTCGTCACCACCGACGACCCCGATCGCACCAGGAGGCTCCGACTGCCGCGCGGCGTGCAGGTCCGGCACCGCGACGACATGCTCGACGTGCAACGCGAGCTCGCACAGGTGCCCGGCGTGACCGTGCTGATCCACGATCAGCACTGCGCGGCCGAGAAGCGCCGCGAGCGCAGGCGCAATCCCGGCGCCGACACCCCCGCACAGCGCGTGATGATCAATGAGCGGATCTGCGAGGGATGCGGTGACTGCGGCGCCAAGTCGAACTGCCTGTCCGTACATCCGGTCCAGACCGAGTTCGGCCGCAAGACGCAGATCGACCAGAGTTCGTGCAATCTCGACTTCTCCTGCCTGGAAGGCGATTGCCCGGCATTCGTCAGCGTCGTGCCCGGCACCGAGCGCAAGCGCGAGCAAGTTGCGCCGATCAGCGACCGCGACCTGACCCCGCCGGAGTCCGCACCGGCGACGGACATGCCGACGGACGGCGACTTCACCGTCCGCGTCACCGGCATCGGCGGCACCGGCGTGGTCACGGTGTCGCAGGTCATCGCGACCGCCGCAGTCCTCGACGGGCGTCACGCTCGGACCGTCGACATGACCGGTCTCGCTCAGAAGGGCGGCGCCGTGGTCAGCGACATCAAGGTGTCGGCGCAGGCCATCGAACAGGCGGCGAAGGTCGCGACGGCCGACTGCGACGTCTACCTGGCGTGCGATCAGCTCGTCGGTGCCGACCCGGTGAACCTGAAGGTCTCCTCGACGGCGAAGACGGTAGCGGTCGTGTCGACGACCCAGGTGCCGACCGGTTCGATGGTCATCGACACCGCTGTCCGGTTTCCGCAGAGCTCGGCCATCCGGACCGCGATCGACGATCACGCCGCACGCTCGGTGTACGTGAACGCCGGTGCGCTCGCGGACGAGCTGTTCGACGACGAGCAGTACGCGAACATGCTGATGGTGGGCGCCGCGTTCCAGACCGGGTCGCTGCGGGTCTCCGCAGACTCCATCGAGCGGGCGATCGAGCTGAACGGAGTGGCAGTGGCGGCGAACATCCAGGCGTTCCGTCGCGGTCGGCAGACCGTGTCGGCACCGGAAGCCGTTGCCGCGGCGGCGGAGTCTGTCCGCACAACCGCACCGGAAGCCGACCCGAGCGAAGCGGCCAGGCAAGCCGCCTCCTCAGTGATGGGCGCGGGCGACGAGCTCGCCCACGTGGTCCGGAGTCGTTACGACGAACTCATCGCATATCAGAGCGAGGCTTACGCGCGGTCGTGGCTGTCCGACGTACAGCGGGTGCACCGCTCCGGCCACGGCGACGAGCTGACAGCGACCGTGGCACGCAACCTGTACAAATTGATGGCCTACAAGGACGAGTACGAAGTGGCCCGGCTGACGGACGACGCCGCCTTCGCCGCCGAGATCGCGGACACGTTCGGCGACGATGCCGCGGTATCCGTGCGATTGCACCCGCCGATGCTCCGCGACCTCGGCATGCGGAGCAAGATCGCGCTCGGACACTGGGCGAACCCGGCACTCAACGGGCTCGCCCGGATGAAGCGGCTGCGCGGCACTCGGTTCGACCCGTTCGGCCGAACCGAGGTTCGCCGGACCGAACGTTCGCTGATCACCGAGTACCGGGCCGCGATCGATCGCGTGCTGAGTTCGCTGGGCACCGATCCGGCTCCGGCGCGGATCACCGCCGCCATCGCCGTCGCCGACCTGCCCGACATGGTCCGCGGCTACGAGAGCATCAAGTTGGCCAACGTCGAGAAGTTCCGGGCCGAACTCCGCCGGCACCTGGACGCCCTCGACGCCTGA